The following proteins come from a genomic window of Coregonus clupeaformis isolate EN_2021a chromosome 2, ASM2061545v1, whole genome shotgun sequence:
- the LOC121536881 gene encoding P2X purinoceptor 3, whose product MSMIWGCITDFFTYETTKSVVVKSWSVGIINRVVQLLIIIYFVCWVFLHEKAYQVKDSGIESSVMTKVKGFGYHNNRVMDVADYVAPTQGATVFCIITKLIVTEKQFEGFCPESEMKYNCDTDEDCDKHLGSFLGNGIITGACVNSSKGGRCEMEGWCPAENDRVKMQPMMEVENFTIFIKNSIRFPMFNVTRGNFPSSLNKTYISNCTYDPEHNRHCPIFKVGDVLRYTGQNISTIAQTGGEIGINIEWKCNLDESEERCEPHYSFTRLDAVFQKNGISEGYNFRFAKYYKMENGTDFRTLHKAYAIRFDILVTGLARKFNTVPTLINLVAAFTSVGLGTVLCDIILLNFLKGADQYKAKKFEKVSESQIQILLSREGCSQLSIKPEEKISDDSGAVSLYLDQQL is encoded by the exons ATGTCTATGATATGGGGCTGTATTACGGACTTCTTCACCTACGAGACAACCAAGTCTGTGGTGGTGAAGAGCTGGTCTGTTGGAATCATCAACCGCGTTGTACAACTGCTCATCATCATCTACTTCGTTTG TTGGGTATTTTTACACGAAAAGGCATACCAGGTGAAAGACTCTGGCATCGAGTCTTCTGTCATGACCAAAGTGAAGGGTTTCGGATACCATAACAACCGTGTGATGGACGTGGCAGACTATGTCGCCCCTACGCAG GGTGCCACAGTGTTCTGCATCATCACCAAGCTCATTGTCACAGAGAAACAGTTCGAAGGCTTCTGCCCTGAG AGTGAAATGAAGTACAATTGTGACACGGATGAAGACTGTGACAAGCATTTAGGGAGCTTCCTTGGAAACG GAATAATAACTGGTGCCTGTGTGAACTCCTCTAAAGGAGGCCGCTGTGAGATGGAGGGTTGGTGCCCTGCTGAGAATGACAGAGTCAAAAT GCAACCAATGATGGAGGTGGAAAACTTCACCATCTTCATCAAGAACAGTATCCGCTTCCCTATGTTCAACGTCACCAG agGGAACTTCCCATCGTCCCTGAATAAAACTTATATCAGTAACTGTACATATGATCCGGAGCACAACCGCCACTGTCCAATCTTCAAGGTGGGAGATGTGCTGCGCTACACTGGACAGAATATCTCCACCATCGCTCAGACA GGTGGAGAGATTGGGATCAATATTGAATGGAAGTGTAATCTGGATGAGTCAGAAGAAAGATGTGAACCACATTACTCCTTTACGCGACTTGATGCTGTGTTTCAAAAGAACGGCATCTCTGAGGGATACAACTTCAG ATTTGCCAAATATTACAAAATGGAGAATGGGACGGACTTCCGCACTCTCCACAAGGCCTACGCTATCCGCTTTGACATCCTGGTCACTGGCCTT GCGAGGAAGTTCAACACAGTTCCTACTCTGATCAACCTAGTGGCAGCCTTTACCTCTGTGGGACTG GGTACAGTCCTCTGTGATATCATCCTTCTGAACTTCCTGAAGGGGGCGGATCAATACAAGGCCAAGAAATTTGAAAAG GTTTCTGAGTCACAGATACAGATATTACTCTCCCGAGAAGGTTGCAGCCAGCTATCAATCAAACCAGAGGAGAAGATTTCAGACGACTCGGGAGCTGTCTCCCTCTACCTGGACCAGCAGCTTTGA